From the genome of Drosophila melanogaster chromosome 2L, one region includes:
- the jet gene encoding jetlag, isoform B has product MCTLHPEEEAHLMAMASGGQPTRTASPRPLVTASIAAPRSLFDVCWDDVLIPQVAVYLSLKDLFNLRCCSRTAQRFVEAALEKRQELHLSGNNTKNIDVAFRVLARCCQRLEVLHLACCRWLTDELLLPLLANNKKRLWAVNLNECVNITALSLQPIIVECKELRVLKLSKCQWLTTGAVDALTLHQSKLVEFDISYCGAIGERCLIIFFRKLNKLTVLSLANTPSVTDQVLIQIGNYCRELEHINVIGCAAISDYGVHALTSSCPLLQSLMVQRCPLVTERVLAPLRGRVHIDRPGMGYMPTVQHHRLFLQV; this is encoded by the exons ATGTGCACTCTGCACCCCGAGGAGGAAGCTCACCTGATGGCCATGGCCAGCGGAGGACAACCAACGCGTACGGCCAGTCCAAGGCCATTGGTCACCGCCTCCATTGCAGCACCACGATCGCTGTTTGATGTCTGCTGGGACGATGTGCTCATCCCGCAGGTTGCCGTCTACCTGTCGCTCAAGGATCTCTTCAACCTGCGCTGCTGCTCCCGTACCGCACAACGCTTTGTGGAGGCTGCGCTGGAAAAAAGGCAGGAACTTCATCTCTCTGGGAACAACACAAAGAATATCGACGTGGCCTTTCGAGTGCTGGCCCGATGTTGCCAACGATTGGAGGTGCTTCATCTGGCCTGCTGCCGATGGCTAACAgatgagctgctgctgccactgctggccaacaacaagaaaCGCCTGTGGGCCGTCAACCTGAACGAATGCGTCAACATCACGGCCCTTTCGCTGCAGCCGATCATAGTGGAGTGCAAGGAGCTGCGCGTACTCAAGCTGTCCAAGTGCCAGTGGCTGACCACGGGAGCAGTGGACGCTTTGACGCTGCACCAAAGCAAGCTGGTGGAGTTCGACATCTCCTATTGCGGCGCAATTGGAGAGCGCTGCTTGATTATCTTCTTCAGGAAACTTAACAAGCTCACCGTCCTGTCGCTGGCAAATACGCCCAGTGTCACCGATCAGGTGCTCATCCAAATCGGGAACTATTGCCGCGAACTGGAGCACATCAACGTGATCGGGTGTGCGGCTATCTCCGACTATGGCGTGCA TGCCCTCACCTCCAGTTGCCCGCTGCTGCAGTCACTGATGGTGCAGCGCTGCCCATTGGTCACCGAGCGTGTGCTCGCCCCACTTCGTGGACGGGTCCACATCGATCGGCCCGGCATGGGCTACATGCCAACTGTGCAACATCACCGCCTGTTCCTGCAGGTTTGA
- the jet gene encoding jetlag, isoform A produces the protein MCTLHPEEEAHLMAMASGGQPTRTASPRPLVTASIAAPRSLFDVCWDDVLIPQVAVYLSLKDLFNLRCCSRTAQRFVEAALEKRQELHLSGNNTKNIDVAFRVLARCCQRLEVLHLACCRWLTDELLLPLLANNKKRLWAVNLNECVNITALSLQPIIVECKELRVLKLSKCQWLTTGAVDALTLHQSKLVEFDISYCGAIGERCLIIFFRKLNKLTVLSLANTPSVTDQVLIQIGNYCRELEHINVIGCAAISDYGVHALTVHCLRLRTLLIRRCPRVTELSLAPLRQRRLYIDRPQPDVGLNAYNLNDFYPSDFLVY, from the exons ATGTGCACTCTGCACCCCGAGGAGGAAGCTCACCTGATGGCCATGGCCAGCGGAGGACAACCAACGCGTACGGCCAGTCCAAGGCCATTGGTCACCGCCTCCATTGCAGCACCACGATCGCTGTTTGATGTCTGCTGGGACGATGTGCTCATCCCGCAGGTTGCCGTCTACCTGTCGCTCAAGGATCTCTTCAACCTGCGCTGCTGCTCCCGTACCGCACAACGCTTTGTGGAGGCTGCGCTGGAAAAAAGGCAGGAACTTCATCTCTCTGGGAACAACACAAAGAATATCGACGTGGCCTTTCGAGTGCTGGCCCGATGTTGCCAACGATTGGAGGTGCTTCATCTGGCCTGCTGCCGATGGCTAACAgatgagctgctgctgccactgctggccaacaacaagaaaCGCCTGTGGGCCGTCAACCTGAACGAATGCGTCAACATCACGGCCCTTTCGCTGCAGCCGATCATAGTGGAGTGCAAGGAGCTGCGCGTACTCAAGCTGTCCAAGTGCCAGTGGCTGACCACGGGAGCAGTGGACGCTTTGACGCTGCACCAAAGCAAGCTGGTGGAGTTCGACATCTCCTATTGCGGCGCAATTGGAGAGCGCTGCTTGATTATCTTCTTCAGGAAACTTAACAAGCTCACCGTCCTGTCGCTGGCAAATACGCCCAGTGTCACCGATCAGGTGCTCATCCAAATCGGGAACTATTGCCGCGAACTGGAGCACATCAACGTGATCGGGTGTGCGGCTATCTCCGACTATGGCGTGCA CGCTTTGACAGTGCACTGTTTGCGGCTACGGACCTTGCTCATTCGACGTTGTCCGCGGGTCACAGAACTCTCCCTGGCGCCGCTCCGCCAGCGGCGTCTTTACATCGATAGGCCACAGCCGGATGTGGGGCTCAACGCTTACAACTTGAACGACTTCTATCCCAGCGATTTCCTTGTTTACTAG
- the Jon25Biii gene encoding jonah 25Biii, producing the protein MKVFLAILALAVASASAFDEKVFVKDLPKATKIEGRITNGYAAPEGKAPYTVGLGFSGGWWCGGSIIAHDWVLTAEHCIGDAASVIVYFGATWRTNAQFTHTVGNGNFIKHSNADIALIRIPHVDFWHMVNKVELPSYNDRYNNYNEWWAVACGWGGTYDGSPLPDWLQCVDLQIVHNEECGWTYGSVGDNVICTRTVDGKSICGGDSGGPLVTHDGSKLVGVSNFVSSNGCQSGAPAGFQRVTYHLDWIRDHTGISY; encoded by the coding sequence ATGAAGGTGTTCCTAGCTATCCTGGCTCTGGCCGTGGCTTCGGCCTCCGCCTTCGACGAGAAGGTCTTCGTAAAGGACCTGCCCAAGGCCACCAAGATTGAGGGTCGTATCACCAACGGATACGCCGCCCCCGAGGGTAAGGCTCCCTACACTGTGGGTCTTGGCTTCAGCGGAGGCTGGTGGTGCGGTGGCTCCATCATCGCCCACGACTGGGTCCTGACTGCCGAGCACTGCATCGGAGATGCCGCTTCCGTGATCGTTTACTTCGGTGCCACCTGGCGCACCAACGCCCAGTTCACCCACACCGTTGGCAACGGCAACTTCATCAAGCATTCCAACGCTGATATCGCCCTGATCCGCATCCCCCACGTCGACTTCTGGCACATGGTGAACAAGGTGGAGCTCCCCAGCTACAACGACCGTtacaacaactacaacgaaTGGTGGGCCGTCGCTTGCGGATGGGGTGGCACCTACGACGGCAGCCCACTGCCCGACTGGCTGCAGTGCGTCGATCTCCAGATCGTCCACAACGAAGAGTGCGGCTGGACCTACGGCAGCGTTGGCGACAACGTCATCTGCACCCGCACCGTCGACGGCAAGTCCATTTGCGGAGGTGACTCTGGCGGTCCCCTTGTCACACACGACGGCTCCAAGCTGGTGGGAGTTAGCAACTTCGTCTCCTCCAACGGCTGCCAGTCGGGTGCTCCTGCTGGATTCCAGCGCGTCACCTACCACTTGGACTGGATCCGTGACCACACTGGCATCTCTTACTAA
- the Jon25Bii gene encoding jonah 25Bii, isoform A, whose translation MKLFLTVLAVAIACAAAQPEKVKPVPLKDAVLGSGSGSIEGRITNGYPAYEGKVPYIVGLGFSSDSGGWWCGGSIIGHTWVITAAHCTHGAHSVTIYYGALWRLQAQYTHTVGSGHFRQHSDYNTNNLNNDISLINTPHVDFWHLINKVELPDGNERHDSFAGWWALASGWGRPCDSCGVSDYLNCVDSQIITRDECSSVYGTDVITDNVICTSTPGGKSTCAGDSGGPLVLHDRSKLVGVTSFVAASGCTSGLPDGFTRVTSYLDWIRDHTGISY comes from the coding sequence ATGAAGCTGTTCCTAACTGTCCTGGCCGTGGCCATTGCCTGCGCCGCCGCCCAGCCTGAGAAGGTGAAGCCGGTGCCCCTAAAGGACGCCGTCCTGGGATCCGGATCCGGCTCGATCGAGGGTCGCATTACCAACGGCTATCCCGCCTACGAGGGCAAGGTGCCCTACATCGTGGGTCTGGGCTTCAGCAGCGACAGCGGTGGCTGGTGGTGCGGTGGCTCGATCATCGGTCACACCTGGGTGATCACGGCTGCCCACTGCACCCACGGAGCTCACTCCGTCACCATCTACTACGGTGCTCTGTGGCGCCTCCAGGCTCAGTACACCCACACCGTGGGCAGCGGCCACTTCCGCCAGCACTCGGACTACAACACCAACAACCTGAACAACGACATCTCGCTGATCAACACCCCGCACGTGGACTTCTGGCACCTGATCAACAAGGTGGAGCTGCCCGATGGCAACGAGCGCCACGACAGCTTTGCCGGCTGGTGGGCTCTAGCCTCCGGATGGGGCAGGCCTTGCGATAGCTGTGGCGTCTCCGACTACCTGAACTGCGTGGACTCCCAGATCATCACCCGCGACGAGTGCTCCAGCGTCTATGGAACCGATGTGATCACCGACAACGTCATCTGCACCTCCACCCCCGGCGGCAAGTCCACCTGCGCCGGCGACTCTGGCGGCCCACTGGTCCTCCACGACCGCTCCAAGCTGGTCGGTGTCACCTCCTTTGTGGCCGCCAGCGGCTGCACCTCGGGCCTGCCCGATGGCTTCACCCGCGTCACCAGCTACCTGGACTGGATCCGCGACCACACTGGCATCTCCTACTAA
- the Jon25Bi gene encoding jonah 25Bi — protein sequence MKVFVVLALALAAVSAETVQQVHPKDLPKDTKINGRIVNGYPAYEGKAPYTVGLGFSGNGGWWCGGSIIAHDWVLTAAHCTNGASQVTIYYGATWRTNAQFTHTVGSGDFIQNHNWPNQNGNDIALIRTPHVDFWHMVNKVELPSFNDRYNMYDNYWAVACGWGLTTAGSQPDWMECVDLQIISNSECSRTYGTQPDGILCVSTSGGKSTCSGDSGGPLVLHDGGRLVGVTSWVSGNGCTAGLPSGFTRVTNQLDWIRDNSGVAYY from the coding sequence ATGAAAGTGTTCGTTGTACTGGCTCTGGCTTTGGCCGCTGTCTCCGCCGAGACTGTCCAGCAGGTTCATCCCAAGGACCTGCCCAAGGACACCAAGATCAATGGCCGCATTGTGAACGGATATCCAGCCTACGAGGGCAAGGCTCCCTACACCGTGGGTCTGGGCTTCAGCGGCAACGGCGGCTGGTGGTGCGGTGGTTCTATCATCGCCCACGATTGGGTCCTGACTGCTGCTCACTGCACCAACGGCGCCTCCCAGGTGACCATCTACTACGGAGCCACCTGGCGCACCAACGCCCAGTTCACCCACACCGTCGGCAGCGGCGACTTCATCCAGAACCACAACTGGCCCAACCAGAACGGCAACGACATCGCCTTGATCCGCACCCCCCACGTGGACTTCTGGCACATGGTTAACAAGGTGGAGCTGCCCAGCTTCAACGATCGCTACAACATGTACGACAACTATTGGGCCGTCGCCTGCGGTTGGGGACTGACCACCGCCGGATCCCAGCCCGATTGGATGGAGTGCGTCGACCTGCAGATCATTAGCAACTCGGAATGCTCCCGCACCTACGGCACCCAGCCCGATGGCATCCTCTGTGTGTCCACCTCCGGCGGAAAGTCCACCTGCTCCGGTGACTCCGGTGGCCCCCTGGTTCTCCACGACGGTGGCCGCCTGGTGGGTGTCACCTCCTGGGTTTCCGGCAACGGTTGCACCGCTGGCCTGCCCTCCGGATTCACCCGTGTTACCAACCAGCTGGACTGGATCCGCGACAACTCCGGCGTTGCTTACTACTAA